From Penicillium psychrofluorescens genome assembly, chromosome: 1, one genomic window encodes:
- a CDS encoding uncharacterized protein (ID:PFLUO_001420-T1.cds;~source:funannotate): protein MPVPTHANITRTVHPGFPGLGLPLTFRPQNKVIEKEVKEKQTEKVWQVEQNVKIIEDSVICPPVSLLPSLLDMPYTWVLLPPLMLREITMVRAMDKFTDSPDWSIKVFDDQAIQKWREEITSATFTEKMFDYCVKELRYHTMRFWRTGMVFGALGIVKSDTAVLGHLKAALIRAGRVLEDEASVKSSLPESCDDIVVNLVDPSLFPLIFGRTRAVRENELCRDHCLSDMGKGEIVPIPSIQEMEEFLLKEISTIRTHFVDSYNTKMQWIPCDVLVLPHGCSIHSYINNVHPEHHGDLYRVVEDILDIAVPAWGHSLGLSHQLTDLHDNGLYLETRIDWKYSIDYSHLSDQQKPRKQKGERNDHFRFRLRMWESGVREPVLPDAPEFYEDVHPGFAPSRLQCEFPNLQVFVKLVNINLSPENPAYDGEKWHVDGQPNEHICATALYYYDSDNITESRLSFRQGSEFSMHGEELETFYDSLPEMFGCKNGDPQVQEIGDVLCRPGRLVTFPNVYQYRANAFRLSDPTKPGHLKMLALFLVDPMIRLISTSQVPPQREDWWYEKIGAPSGMGLNRLPNEIKSQVVEEVGYPITLREAQKLRQELAAQREEYVQKSTKHFEKFRLAVGTTFDETSSMEADRVGYHDDEDDDEDVDDNDDENMSDRDEDNV from the exons ATGCCTGTCCCAACTCACGCCAATATTACCCGCACCGTGCACCCAGGCTTTCCCGGCTTGGGCCTACCGCTCACCTTTCGTCCCCAAAACAAGGTCATcgagaaggaggtgaaggaaAAGCAGACGGAGAAGGTTTGGCAGGTCGAGCAGAATGTCAAAATTATCGAGGATTCTGTCATCTGCCCGCCTGTCTCTTTACTTCCTTCGCTTCTTGACATGCCATACACCTGGGTACTACTGCCACCGCTCATGCTGCGCGAGATCACAATGGTTCGAGCGATGGACAAATTCACGGACAGCCCAGATTGGAGCATCAAg GTATTTGAcgaccaggccatccagaaATGGCGGGAGGAGATCACGAGTGCCACCTTCACAGAGAAGATGTTCGATTACTGCGTCAAAGAACTGCGATATCACACAATGCGATTCTGGAGGACCGGCATGGTATTTGGTGCCCTGGGGATCGTCAAATCCGATACGGCGGTGCTCGGTCACCTCAAAGCGGCATTGATCAGAGCAGGCCGTGTCCTTGAGGATGAGGCTAGTGTGAAATCTTCACTTCCTGAATCGTGCGATGACATTGTCGTGAATCTTGTCGATCCATCGCTCTTCCCGCTAATTTTCGGTCGGACTCGAGCTGTGCGCGAGAATGAGCTTTGCCGCGATCATTGTCTGTCAGATATGGGCAAAGGAGAGATCGTCCCCATTCCATCAATccaagaaatggaagagTTCTTGTTGAAGGAGATAAGTACGATAAGAACTCACTTTGTCGACAGTTACAACACCAAGATGCAGTGGATTCCGTGCGACGTCCTGGTGTTGCCCCATGGGTGTTCGATTCACAGCTACATCAACAACGTGCACCCTGAGCACCATGGAGATCTGTACCGAGTTGTGGAAGACATCCTGGACATTGCAGTCCCTGCCTGGGGTCACAGCCTCGGCCTCAGTCATCAATTGACCGACCTGCATGACAACGGCCTGTATCTCGAGACTCGCATTGATTGGAAATACAGCATTGACTATTCGCATTTGTCAGACCAACAGAAGCCCCGAAAACAAAAGGGCGAGCGTAACGACCACTTCAGGTTTCGTCTTCGGATGTGGGAGTCCGGAGTACGTGAACCCGTACTGCCCGACGCTCCAGAGTTTTACGAAGACGTCCATCCAGGATTTGCACCATCTCGTCTTCAGTGCGAGTTTCCCAATCTCCAGGTGTTTGTTAAGCTTGTCAACATCAATTTGAGTCCCGAGAATCCAGCCTATGATGGAGAGAAATGGCATGTGGACGGGCAACCA AACGAGCACATCTGCGCCACGGCTCTCTACTACTACGACAGCGACAACATCACCGAGAGCCGACTGAGCTTCCGTCAGGGCTCAGAGTTTAGTATgcatggagaagaactgGAGACTTTCTACGATTCTCTACCTGAGATGTTCGGGTGCAAAAACGGTGATCCACAAGTGCAGGAAATTGGAGATGTGCTATGCCGCCCAGGAAGACTGGTCACTTTCCCCAATGTGTATCAGTACCGCGCGAATGCATTCCGTCTGTCGGATCCCACGAAGCCGGGCCACCTCAAGATGCTGGCActcttcctggtcgaccCTATGATCCGCCTCATTTCAACATCCCAAGTCCCACCGCAGCGGGAGGACTGGTGGTACGAAAAGATCGGAGCCCCCTCCGGCATGGGGTTGAACCGTTTGCCAAACGAAATCAAGAGCCAGGTcgtcgaggaggttggcTATCCCATTACCCTGCGGGAGGCGCAAAAGCTACGACAGGAGCTGGCAGCTCAGCGAGAGGAGTATGTCCAGAAGTCGACCAAGCACTTTGAAAAGTTCAGGCTTGCGGTGGGCACGACTTTCGATGAAACTTCGTCGATGGAAGCCGATCGTGTGGGGTATcatgacgatgaagacgacgatgaagatgtcgatgACAATGACGATGAGAATATGTCTGATCGGGATGAGGACAATGTGTGA
- a CDS encoding uncharacterized protein (ID:PFLUO_001421-T1.cds;~source:funannotate), giving the protein MSGLLNSRWAPGAREHHPPPNAPSRLSRSQFRSQSAQRSSPTTATPSVLSPSEELARFMKIVSRLRWKLPFLAEGYRLATQSTAHAEISHAEIMFKIDFHEYYALLERAIVHLLGVFNITVSSSFRGTQMNGNGRVGVHRYHANVLEALEQETSPLSPVLGSGHVLGQLRQAKELRNRWKTADMTQEERERDPIAAKRAVMPLASYDFETILTEIFGGLEEAYVRAREHVDKCRRPEESTDSPLLDSEADWEFMVDAMDWEAV; this is encoded by the coding sequence aTGTCTGGTCTTCTCAACTCGCGCTGGGCCCCCGGCGCGAGGGAGCACCATCCGCCTCCAAATGCTCCATCCCGATTGTCGCGCTCTCAATTCCGGAGCCAGAGCGCCCAGCGAAGCAGCCCCACAACAGCTACCCCATCCGTGTTGTCCCCATCCGAGGAGCTGGCGCGCTTCATGAAGATCGTCTCCCGGCTGCGCTGGAAGCTGCCCTTTCTCGCAGAGGGCTACCGGCTGGCTACCCAGTCTACCGCGCATGCAGAAATCTCCCACGCGGAGATCATGTTCAAGATCGACTTCCACGAGTACTACGCGCTTCTCGAGCGCGCCATTGTGCACCTGCTAGGCGTGTTCAACATCACTGTTTCCTCGTCCTTCCGCGGGACCCAGATGAATGGGAACGGGCGAGTTGGTGTCCACCGGTACCATGCAAACGTACTAGAGGCCCTAGAGCAAGAGACCAGTCCATTATCGCCTGTTCTGGGCAGCGGACATGTCCTGGGGCAGCTCCGGCAGGCGAAGGAACTCCGCAATCGCTGGAAGACGGCCGATATGACccaggaagagagagagagagaccCTATTGCTGCCAAGAGGGCGGTAATGCCTCTCGCCAGCTATGATTTCGAGACCATCTTGACCGAGATCTTTGGGGGGTTAGAAGAGGCATATGTGCGTGCGCGGGAACATGTTGACAAATGTAGAAGACCCGAAGAGAGCACTGATTCGCCATTGTTGGATTCGGAGGCGGACTGGGAGTTCATGGTGGATGCAATGGATTGGGAAGCTGTGTGA
- a CDS encoding uncharacterized protein (ID:PFLUO_001424-T1.cds;~source:funannotate), with amino-acid sequence MDSYNEFGSPGDPYRRRSPGKPILGTLIGDRLVSDLNSVEQDRRRGRGRSRSPVMIDRYEPSDRRNSREDFYNTSREHAAREREDRRRAPSPNVANIDRYVPGQETGKRPLPTNPLPNPLNLDFQVGFTWFAEWWRAEQSVKEEKERAKHGGRRPLDRVKGEREAREDRDRERAQIQEAYDTYKADLQVKLARVFVQHHKNAEWFKERYVPEVRDPIRRSLMNFRRTGAYEQWDNDLEGGMFDDFTLEGIYKKDSDGAGGIVEKEEGETTAVGETMGVLDLLPVRGGALRDEALSQPALLIKTLAPYVSREKIEAFCKEHLGEGDGGFKWLSLSDPNPSKKYHRIGWIMLHPAADTTVTERGDGRGEEGEMDHDASADGGAATASAAEKALEAVNDKTIHDPIHGDFVCHVGVHAPASQPRKKALWDLFSTPERVERDLELATRLISKFDTEMEGGVDGLAKIEERVEDLRGKGWLQPPVTGPVSVKKRKNGYGDEEDLDEDEMEEGEEPELPEEDESDDEELVARKKKLDLIVEYLRRVHNFCFFCVFESDSVHELGRKCPGGHLRRPRSGLTSQAKEVARASAFGLPFPINKKEPSEDGEERASPVQERRTQRFASKSEQQLQRAFNWVKTFEDKLLQILEPENVDLAKLGGKPVDQAVEEELSKFVKEEEDSRYRCKVPECAKLFKAENFWRKHVEKRHAEWLENIQHDLSLVNTYVLDPARISPSRSDASSNGHFPLGSGQGHSGTPRGFSLANIPFLGSPGGMPAGFPPGGMPGIMGAGPGSWSGNGMVPGDGSGTHHPGAMRRGGGRHNRPGPYDRRRNDRLSPRGMHAPGARLPPAGVSVPPGHPAAAMFPPGQFPDAMGGPGGPQGVPPREAVQGRSLKSYEDLDAVDGAGGGELNY; translated from the exons ATGGATTCCTATAATGAATTCGGATCGCCCGGGGACCCTTACAGACGGAGGTCGCCTGGTAAGCCAATCCTAGGGACGCTTATTGGTGATCGTTTGGTTTCTGACTTGAACTCAGTCGAACAGgaccgccgccgagggcgTGGACGCTCCCGGTCCCCCGTCATGATTGATCGCTACGAGCCCTCGGATCGGCGCAACTCCAGAGAGGATTTTTATAATACATCGCGAGAGCATGCCGCCCGAGAGCGTGAAGACCGCCGCCGTGCTCCCTCACCAAACGTTGCGAATATCGACCGCTATGTCCCCGGACAGGAGACTGGTAAACGCCCGCTTCCGACAAACCCTCTGCCCAATCCTCTGAACCTTGATTTCCAAGTCGGATTCACTTGGTTCGCTGAATGGTGGAGAGCCGAACAATCGgtgaaggaagaaaaggagcGTGCCAAGCATGGTGGTCGTCGCCCACTGGACCGTGTCAAGGGCGAGCGCGAGGCTCGCGAGGACCGAGATAGGGAACGAGCGCAGATCCAGGAAGCGTATGATACATATAAGGCTGATCTGCAAGTGAAGCTCGCGAGAGTCTTCGTTCAGCATCACAAAAACGCAGAATGGTTCAAGGAGCGCTATGTCCCTGAGGTTCGGGATCCCATTCGCCGTAGCCTGATGAACTTCCGCCGGACAGGGGCATATGAGCAATGGGACAACGATCTCGAGGGGGGCATGTTCGATGATTTTACCCTGGAGGGTATCTACAAGAAGGACAGTGATGGTGCTGGGGGTATTGTTGAAAAAGAGGAAGGCGAGACTACCGCTGTCGGAGAGACCATGGGCGTTCTCGATCTTCTGCCTGTGCGGGGAGGAGCGCTGCGCGATGAGGCTCTGTCTCAACCCGCTCTACTCATCAAGACTCTGGCACCCTATGTTAGCCGAGAAAAGATCGAGGCATTCTGCAAGGAGCATTTGGGAGAAGGCGATGGCGGATTCAAGTGGCTGAGCCTGAGCGACCCCAACCCTTCTAAGAAGTATCATCGGATAGGATGGATCATGCTGCACCCTGCGGCGGATACAACCGTTACGGAGAGAGGAGATGGGCgtggtgaagaaggcgagaTGGACCACGATGCCAGCGCTGACGGAggtgctgccactgccagtGCGGCCGAGAAGGCTCTCGAAGCGGTCAACGACAAGACGATCCATGATCCTATCCACGGCGACTTTGTCTGCCATGTCGGTGTACATGCCCCGGCCTCTCaaccgaggaagaaggctcTGTGGGATCTGTTTTCGACCCCAGAACGGGTTGAACGGGACCTGGAACTGGCCACTCGACTGATCTCCAAATTTGATACTGAGATGGAAGGGGGCGTGGATGGGCTTGCAAAGATCGAAGAGCGTGTGGAGGACCTGCGTGGAAAAGGCTGGTTGCAGCCCCCTGTCACCGGGCCCGTGAGTGtcaagaagcggaagaatGGTTatggcgacgaggaagatctggatgaagacgagatggaagaggGTGAAGAACCTGAACTTCccgaagaggacgagagtgatgacgaggagctggtggcgaggaagaagaagctggacTTGATTGTTGAATACCTGCGACGGGTCCACAAtttttgcttcttctgtgTCTTTGAGAGTGATTCGGTTCATGAGCTCGGCCGCAAATGCCCCGGCGGACACCTTCGCCGGCCGCGCTCTGGCCTCAccagccaggccaaggaAGTTGCTCGGGCCAGTGCTTTTGGACTGCCGTTCCCCATCAACAAGAAAGAGCCTAGTGAGGACGGAGAGGAACGTGCGTCGCCTGTGCAGGAACGTCGCACACAGCGGTTTGCCTCCAAATCCGAGCAACAGTTGCAGCGTGCGTTCAATTGGGTCAAGACCTTTGAGGATAAGCTGCTCCAGATTCTCGAGCCCGAGAATGTCGATCTCGCCAAATTGGGCGGCAAGCCCGTGGATCAAGCggtcgaggaagagctgTCTAAGTTCGtgaaagaggaggaagattCGAGATACCGTTGCAAAGTGCCTGAATGCGCCAAGCTCTTCAAGGCCGAAAATTTCTGGCGCAAGCACGTCGAGAAGCGCCATGCCGAATGGCTTGAGAATATCCAGCACGAT CTCTCCCTCGTCAACACCTATGTCTTGGATCCAGCCCGCATCTCGCCGTCGCGATCAGACGCCAGCAGCAATGGACACTTCCCACTTGGCTCTGGTCAGGGCCATAGTGGTACACCTCGTGGCTTTAGTCTGGCAAATATTCCTTTCCTTGGAAGCCCCGGTGGCATGCCGGCTGGCTTCCCCCCTGGCGGGATGCCCGGAATCATGGGCGCCGGCCCCGGTAGCTGGAGCGGAAACGGAATGGTCCCTGGTGACGGCTCCGGAACACATCATCCAGGAGCCATGCGTCGCGGCGGTGGGCGCCATAACCGCCCCGGTCCGTACGATCGTCGCCGCAACGACCGACTCAGCCCTCGTGGCATGCATGCCCCTGGTGCCCGTCTCCCGCCGGCCGGCGTCAGCGTGCCTCCCGGACACCCCGCCGCAGCGATGTTCCCCCCCGGCCAATTCCCAGATGCGATGGGTGGTCCCGGCGGACCGCAAGGCGTCCCGCCTCGCGAAGCCGTGCAGGGACGCAGTCTGAAGAGCTACGAGGACCTCGACGCGGTCgacggcgcaggcggcggtgAACTGAACTACTag
- a CDS encoding uncharacterized protein (ID:PFLUO_001425-T1.cds;~source:funannotate) produces MDPEILVHVAAPSASSDDARYRAQVAAILHFQSVSRQPVWLGLDSDNPGERHDRQSHDEDLHSSTEAISVPSSLLSQPQRARSSGSSECRRAVALSIGRSGRVSQPQAGLSDTSTQDGRLSDPCDGVQNRRESLESLISVIPDSQPEIPAASDSAARPEQGSSDLPAVKRRRIRSPSPAQLSVGPITASSPAFKQSTGNQLAGQCPNGTRTHPLADRATYTNLTILPLEIHPLPPPISNTHFTTHITPTLSMLAERLKPSRTYRPVQQARDLEKLERGHWLVHINILDPAKEQQRQQQQQQPPNPARDSSAHRHDWDAALFHRFWTFLSEFVARDARAGWGVWCILEKAEEDIHPPLLSGGDVTSALSTTQVSLRVYAWGEVAMHIYLLLFLASERNIRGMGAQWRDARGEVVIELP; encoded by the coding sequence ATGGACCCCGAGATTTTGGTCCACGTCGCTGCACCCAGTGCCAGCAGCGACGATGCTCGCTATCGTGCCCAGGTCGCGGCCATCCTGCACTTCCAGAGTGTGTCGCGACAGCCCGTGTGGCTGGGGTTGGACAGTGACAATCCCGGCGAGCGGCATGATCGTCAAAGCCATGACGAAGACCTCCACTCCTCCACAGAGGCCATCTCCGTCCCATCCTCGCTACTCAGCCAGCCTCAGAGGGCACGATCATCAGGGTCCAGCGAATGCAGGCGCGCCGTTGCCCTATCCATCGGCCGGAGTGGCCGTGTCTCTCAGCCACAGGCCGGTCTTTCTGATACATCCACTCAAGATGGCCGCCTGTCAGATCCCTGTGACGGTGTCCAGAACCGTCGAGAATCATTGGAGAGCCTCATCAGTGTCATCCCTGACTCGCAGCCAGAGATCCCGGCGGCGTCGGATTCTGCAGCGCGCCCAGAACAAGGCAGCTCGGATCTCCCCGCGGTCAAACGGCGTCGTATACGGTCACCATCCCCAGCGCAGCTGTCAGTCGGGCCCATCACAGCTAGCTCGCCGGCATTTAAGCAGTCTACCGGCAACCAACTAGCAGGCCAGTGCCCCAATGGCACCCGAACCCATCCTCTTGCAGATAGGGCTACATATACCAACCTCACAATTCTCCCACTGGAAATCCACCCTCTACCAcccccaatctccaacacCCACTTCACAACCCACATAACACCCACCCTCTCCATGCTAGCAGAACGCCTCAAGCCATCCCGCACTTACAGGCCCGTTCAGCAAGCGCGGGATCTAGAGAAACTAGAACGAGGACATTGGCTGGTTcacatcaacatcctcgatCCAGCAAAGGAACAGCAAcgccagcaacagcaacagcaacccCCAAATCCCGCACGGGATTCATCCGCGCATCGACATGATTGGGACGCTGCACTCTTCCATCGCTTCTGGACATTCCTCTCTGAGTTCGTTGCGAGAGATGCGCGTGCGGGCTGGGGCGTGTGGTGTAtcctggagaaggcagaggAAGATATACATCCACCCCTCCTGTCTGGAGGAGATGTTACGTCTGCCTTGTCCACGACACAGGTCTCACTGAGGGTATATGCATGGGGCGAGGTCGCGATGCATATTTACCTCCTCCTGTTTCTGGCGAGTGAACGAAACATCCGGGGGATGGGTGCGCAGTGGAGGGATGCCCGTGGAGAGGTGGTCATTGAATTGCCGTGA
- a CDS encoding uncharacterized protein (ID:PFLUO_001426-T1.cds;~source:funannotate), with protein sequence MPYTTEIADLTAALQQHKTMVHTMHEENEILKEILSAHGIQYEAEFERRRAERPPMPGYQSSPVTASTTGSHTAGITQNGSHQNATPPTTISTGLSPRAEGGIERMDVSPGMPYAPQQQVYQTSPGEQSVGLDLSTSASPETPVSALRGVFETDPQLQVDFILTLEGPCREHTDYLCRRSITEADDEDMPFSGHALMATCPPPSYIANTTAETPYPHKTYDLPLANLGTLLNLSRQLVTDGQITPIMALQCLKNHELYSTLGREDVKIIIETLNTKVRCYGFGAVVEDFELMDCLSSVVGTKVEVGMSGAHDDSMYA encoded by the exons ATGC CCTACACAACCGAGATTGCCGATCTCACCGCCGCGCTCCAGCAACACAAGACCATGGTGCATACGATGCACGAGGAAAATGAGATTTTGAAGGAGATCCTGAGCGCCCACGGAATCCAATACGAAGCCGAATTCGAGCGTCGCCGCGCGGAGCGACCTCCCATGCCTGGCTACCAGTCTAGCCCCGTTACTGCGAGCACCACCGGCTCGCATACTGCCGGTATTACGCAAAACGGTAGCCATCAAAATGCAACTCCGCCCACGACGATCTCTACTGGTCTGAGCCCTCGTGCCGAAGGCGGTATCGAGCGTATGGATGTGTCGCCGGGCATGCCGTatgcgccgcagcagcaggtgtACCAGACCAGTCCCGGTGAGCAGTCTGTGGGCCTGGATCTCTCGACGTCGGCGAGCCCGGAGACTCCCGTGTCTGCTCTTCGCGGCGTTTTCGAGACCGACCCACAGCTGCAGGTTGATTTTATCCTCAC ACTGGAAGGCCCCTGCCGCGAACACACCGACTATCTGTGCCGACGGTCCATCACCGAagccgacgacgaagacatGCCGTTTTCAGGCCACGCCCTGATGGCCACCTGCCCTCCACCGAGCTATATTGCCAACACCACTGCGGAAACTCCGTACCCACACAAGACCTACGACCTCCCACTCGCAAACCTCGGcaccctcctcaacctcagTCGCCAGCTGGTCACAGACGGCCAGATCACCCCGATCATGGCCCTGCAATGCCTCAAGAACCACGAGCTGTACTCCACCTTGGGTCGCGAGGATGTCAAGATCATCATCGAGACCCTCAATACCAAAGTTCGCTGCTACGGCTTCGGCGCTGTCGTCGAGGACTTCGAGCTCATGGATTGCCTGAGCAGTGTGGTAGGCACCAAGGTCGAAGTGGGAATGTCGGGTGCTCACGACGACTCCATGTATGCCTGA
- a CDS encoding uncharacterized protein (ID:PFLUO_001427-T1.cds;~source:funannotate), producing the protein MAPISIADLVAALPSEDTWGPATSGDNMLEGVPYAPFSKGDKLGRMADWTSESKDRERQGRQPYNRNFRDQQVYGAGSSSLFTIQAEDESSFSVVDNARSSAKRTFGRGGGTVFRGRGQRGGPGQRGGRGGFQRAGPGGRGQGDRFYDNRGGRGGRGGRRFGWRDWDKPQRTREPSVNVRPDWNMLEEVDFARLSKLNLEAPEGEDLDSYGFLYYYDRSFDKPPVKNAERRLAALDRAAYNVTTSQDPIIHELAEKDEATVFATADILSMLMCATRSVYSWDIVITHQGNKIFLDKREGSSLDLVTVNENAIDAPLEMSEASAGNKPEQINTPGALAMEATFINHNFALQTVSEQPSAKVEFAQPNPFYNEAEETEPLASKGYKYRRFDMSLERDEEPVQIIVRTEVDAVMKNPTGGADQHLIVKALNEFDPKAQGSGSALDWRTKLVSQRGAVIATEMKNNSTKLARWTTQAILAKADGMKLGFVSRANPRSAAGHVILGVVGYKPREFASQMNLNLTNGWGIVRTIVDRIRTLDTDEPADKVKKYVLIKDPNKSVLRLYSVPATTFEEDDEAEVDETQEKSEEAEE; encoded by the exons ATGGCACCGATATCTATTGCCGACCTGGTGGCTGCCCTCCCCTCGGAGGACACCTGGGGCCCCGCTACCTCTGGCGACAACATGCTCGAGGGCGTGCCCTACGCCCCCTTCTCCAAGGGCGACAAGCTGGGCCGCATGGCCGACTGGAcctccgagtccaaggaCCGTGAGAGGCAAGGTCGTCAGCCCTACAACCGGAACTTCAGAG ACCAGCAGGTGTATGGCGCCGGCTCATCCAGCCTGTTCACCATCCAGGCCGAGGACGAATCCTCTTTCTCCGTCGTCGACAACGCCCGCTCGTCGGCCAAGCGCACCtttggccgcggcggcggcaccgtCTTCCGTGGCCGTGGTCAGCGCGGTGGTCCGGGCCAGCGCGGCGGACGTGGTGGCTTCCAGCGTGCTGGTCCCGGGGGCCGGGGACAGGGTGACCGCTTCTACGACAACCGGGGTGGACGcggcggccgtggcggacGCCGCTTCGGATGGAGGGACTGGGACAAGCCGCAGCGGACTCGTGAACCATCGGTCAACGTTCGGCCAGACTGGAacatgctggaggaggtggacTTTGCGCGTCTGTCGAAGCTGAACCTCGAGGCGCCCGAGGGCGAGGATCTGGACTCCTATGGTTTCCTCTACTACTACGACCGGTCGTTCGACAAGCCGCCTGTCAAGAACGCTGAGCGCAGACTGGCCGCGCTTGACCGCGCCGCGTACAATGTTACCACTTCGCAGGATCCCATCATCcacgagctggccgagaaggacgaggcGACTGTCTTCGCTACCGCCGATATCCTCTCCATGCTCATGTGCGCCACGCGCAGTGTGTACTCGTGGGACATTGTCATCACCCACCAGGGCAACAAGATCTTCCTCGATAAGCGGGAAGGCTCGTCTTTGGATCTGGTGACTGTCAATGAGAACGCGATCGATGCCCCGCTCGAGATGTCCGAGGCCTCCGCCGGCAACAAGCCGGAGCAGATCAACACGCCCGGCGCGCTGGCCATGGAAGCCACCTTCATCAACCACAACTTTGCGCTGCAGACGGTGTCCGAGCAGCCGTCGGCCAAGGTGGAGTTCGCCCAGCCGAACCCCTTCTACAACGAGGCTGAGGAGACCGAGCCCCTCGCCTCGAAGGGGTACAAGTACCGCCGCTTCGACATGTCGCTGGAGCGCGACGAGGAGCCCGTGCAGATCATCGTCCGCACGGAGGTCGACGccgtgatgaagaacccCACCGGCGGTGCGGACCAGCACCTGATCGTCAAGGCGCTGAACGAGTTCGACCCCAAGGCACAGGGCTCCGGCAGTGCGCTGGACTGGCGCACCAAGCTGGTGTCGCAGCGCGGTGCCGTCATCGCCAccgagatgaagaacaaCAGCACCAAGCTGGCCCGCTGGACCACGCAGGCCAtcctggccaaggccgacggCATGAAGCTCGGCTTTGTCTCGCGCGCGAACCCGCGCTCCGCCGCAGGCCATGTCATCCTGGGTGTTGTCGGCTACAAGCCGCGCGAGTTCGCCAGCCAGATGAACCTCAATCTGACCAATGGCTGGGGTATTGTGCGCACGATCGTCGACCGCATCCGCACCCTCGACACCGACGAGCCGGCtgacaaggtcaagaagTACGTCCTGATCAAGGACCCTAACAAGTCCGTGCTGCGTCTTTACAGCGTCCCGGCCACCACcttcgaggaggacgatgaggccgaggtggatgagacccaggagaagagcgaggaggcggaggagtaG